The sequence CTTTCTACAACATCACCTAAACGTAGGATAAGTTCTGATTGGGTATCTTCGACCTCTTGGTTAAGCAGTAAGTTTTCAAAAGCAACGCCAACATTTATAGCAAATATATCAATGAGTTTTTTATCTAAATCATCAATTTTATCAATACCATCCATATAAAGCAGGTTGATAAGACCACTCTTTGTGGGAAAATAGCCAACAAAGCAATTATCTTCGTATAAACAACGTTTATGGGCAAGCGCACTGCGTAATAACTTGTCGATATGCGAGGGTAGTGCTTTATTTATCGGGGTTTCAGCAAATTGCCCTGTTCCCGCTAAAATCTTAATATCTGTCGATTCCATATGACCGCTAATCGCATCCATTGCATTGCAGGTTAGCAGTAGCGTTTCAGAATCGAGATTAAGTAGAGTTGCAACTTGTGTAAGTAAACCATCGGCGAATCTATGAAGTGTTCTCAGTTCAAATAATCCTGAGGTAGCTTCGAGTACTCGTTCTAATCCTTTTCGATGGTTAACTTGCGCACGTCTTGCCTGCTCAATTTCCATAATATCACGGTAAGAACGCAGGGCAGAGTAGACACTTGTCATTAACTTGCGAGAATCGAGTTCAGATTTTGCTTTATAATCATTGATATCGTAGTTGACAATGACGTCTTCTTCCGGAGCTTGGCCCGGTTGTCCTGTACGCAAAATTAGACGAATAGTTTTGTTTTTGTGGTCTTCACGGATCCATTTCACTAATTCTAATCCTGCGTGATCTGTTTCCATTACAACATCAATAAAGGCTATTGCCAGATCTTGTTCATTTATTAGGAATTCTTTTGCCTGCTCAGCACTGTAAGCATTGATGAATGAGAGGGCTCGTCCATCGAGTTTGAAACGAGAAAGTGCAAGTTTAGTGACTGTGTGGACATCAGGCTCATCATCGACAAGAAGTATTTTCCATGGTGCTAAAGATGCAGAAGTTTCAGTGGTTTTTTTTCCTGAGAAGAGCGGCTTTTTATTTGTAAGATCAATCACCATCTGAGACCTCATCAGTAAATTTACGTCGCACAAGTAGAGTGTAGTTGAAGCTTGTCAAATCAGTAATAAATTATTATCAAAGTGGAGTAGGTCGCAATTTCACAAAAAACGCAATTGATAATCGTTATCATTAATGTATTATCAAAATAGATAACGAACTAGGAATAGATATGGCATACATGACAGGAAGGATCAATTTATCGATATCAGAGGAGAAACTTGCGCAACTCATTCGAAAGGGAAGTCTGTGTGCCGCAGATTTTTCATGTCTAGATCATCAGTCGAAGCAAAAAGTCTGGCAACTTTGTCTAATATGTTGTCAAAATCGTATAAGTTGCCATCAATGTACACAAACAAGCTGTCCACAAATTGAACGACTCATTAATGCCGATAAATAACGTTATCGGCATTTGTATTTAAGTATTATCATGCAGCAAACCATTATATTTAAAAGTTAATATGCAGTTCCCTCCAGTATTACCCTTATTTGATTCAATTGAATTCATACAAGATGGAAACAGTGTGGTGAATCAATATATCACCCAAGTTAGCCTCACGGATGTGCCAGATGCAGGTTTAGTTATGGAGCACGCAACAGATTGGTTGTTTGAACAAAAACACAGTGAAAACAACTATAAAACATACCGAAGCGAACTCACAACATTCCTACACTGGTGTTTTGATATCGCAAAAATATCACCCACACAAGTAATGCGAAAAGATATGAGCCGCTATGCGGATTATTGCTTAGCGCCACCTTTGATGCTTATCGCTTACTTTAATGTGCCTCAGTTTAAGTTCGACAAACTGCAAGGGGAGCGAGTGCCTAACAGTCTATGGCGACCATTTGTGGGCAAAAAACAACTGGGGCAAGTACAGCCGTATACTGTTCTGGTCTAATCCCATCGGACACTTAATTTTGAGACAGTATGGTCAATAAATTAAGAGGTCTATATGAGTCTGAAAAAATCACATAAGAGTTATCCGCAGGCATTTAAAGATGAAGCCGTCTTGATGGTGCTGGAGCAAGGTTATAGCGTTGCCGATGCGGCAAAGTCTCTTGGAGTTAGCACGAGCCTGCTTTACAACTGGAAGGAAAAACACGAAGCCCTGCAACAAGGCATCACCTTAGAAGAGTCTGAGCGTGATGAGTTGAAGCGATTGCGTAGAGAAAACAAAGAATTACGCATGGAGAAAGAAATTCTAAAAAAGGCAAGCGCCTTCTTTGCGAGAGAAATGAAGTAAGATTTCGTTTCATCAAACTGCAATCTCACCTGTTTCCCATAACACTGTTATGTCGAGTAATGAGTGTCAGTAAGTCAGGCTATTACGATTGGCATAAACGCCCTGCAAACGTGATAAGCGTTGAAACACTGAAGCTTTATCGCCTTGTTCGACAGCTATTTAAGCAAAGTCGAGGCAGCTTAGGGAATCGTGAAATGGTGAAGAAATTGCGCAAGGAAGGCTACCAGGTTGGTCGCTATCTCGTTCGTAAAATTATGCACCGCCTTCGACTCAAAGCAACCCAGCGATGTGCTTACAAGGTGACGACACAGCGAAAACACTCAGATGCAGTGGCTGATAACCTGTTAAACATGAACTTTAATCCAGTATCGGCTAATCAGGTCTGGGCGGGTGACGTGACCTATTTAAAGACGGGTGAAGGCTGGATGTACTTAGCTGTGGTGATGGATTTATATTCACGCCGGATTGTGGGATGGCGCATAGACAAACGCATGACCACAGATTTGATATCCAAGGCATTAATAAAAGCCTACAACCTGCGACAACCAGCGCGAGGGCTGGTATTTCACAGTGACCGAGGCTCGCAATATACCAGTAAACAATTCGGTAGGCTGCTATCGAGCTATGGTATCCGAGCCAGCATGGGTGATGTGGGTGCGTGTTGGGATAATGCCGTTGTTGAGCGATTCTTTGGTAGCTTGAAACACGATTGGATTTTTAAAGTTGCTCAACCAACAAGGGAGTTTATGAAGCAAGATGTGACGGCTTACATCAAATATTACAACTTGGAGCGACTTCATTCTGCTAATAACGATCTGTCACCTGTAGAGTTTGAGAATTCTCAAGTAAAAGTGTCCAGTTTGGGTTGACCAGTACATACATTGAGTGATAACGCGTTAAAAACCAAGGTCGCTATTTTATCTTCTTTTTATACTTACTTAATAAGTGAAGAATTTTGCGAACGTAATCCTGCGCAAATTTGGTTGAATCACAGTCGTTTTGCTCTAAATAAACAATATCAAAATCAAACTGATGAAGATGAAAATAGCTTGGCCTTCACGGAGTTACAGTGGTCCTATGTGATGACTACTGTTACTCAACTTGCTGAAATATTACCAGAATTACATCAACGCAGCTTATTTTTGATTTCATTAACTTATTCTTGCTATTTACGTATTTCGGATGTTTCCGCGCGCGTTGGTTATTCACCCGTTATGGGTCAATTTAGGCAAAATACGCAGACAGGCATTTGGAGTTTTCACATTCCACTCAGTAAAGGTGGCAAAAAACGTAGTGTTGCAATTTCAAAAGCGTTACTAGCTGGTTTAGTAAAATATCGACAATTTTTAGGTCTTCCAGATTATCCAAGCCAGGGAGAACTTCATCCCTTATTTGTTCGGCACAGAGCCGCTGGTCGTGGACGAGATGTCGGCTTAGTGAATGCCAACCTTGGGATCCGTCAGATACGAGAAGAAATCCAAGCCATTATTAATTTGGCTGCGGATAAAGCTCAAACCGATGGATTTATCCAAGATGCAGCACAAATGCGCAAGCTCACTGCACACAATATTAGGCATACAGGGATCACCCATGACATCAATATCAATCGTAGACCGTTGTCACATGTCCAAGCCGATGCAGGCCATGAGAGTATTGACACCACATCAAAATATTTGCACACCACACAAATCGAAAGACACGAAAGCGCTTATAATAAGCCATTAGATCATTTACAAGGTATTGATTAGCAGTGTGTTGATACTAACCAGATCCCTCCCACACAAAACTGCGCACAATGTATATTATGTTAAATCAGATGTCTGAGCATTTCAAGCGTGTGGTCCTTTTTAAAATCATTGATTGCTCACACTAACGCACCACATATTACGGATCGTCAGAGCTTTTGTTTGTTATTTATGTATTCAAGATTTCTTCATTTTCTAAATGATTCGGCTAATCACATACCGACAACCTAAGTTTATGTTGAAGTTGCAGTAATGACTTATGTCGATAACTTTCATCTGTCTGATATTTCCAAGTTGTAGCCAAGAGACCTTCTTCTCTAAACTCAGTGACAGCAAGAAATTCCACTAAAGGTCTGGTGTATAGACAAAAAACATAAACATTTTCTCAAGGATAAAGACATGACCACCAAGCGCAGTACTGCCTAAAAGCATCTGTAACATCCATACTTATATCCAAGCGCCCTAACCTCCTAGGCATCATTTACACAAAATAGCAGCGCAGTGGATCAGTACATAGAACCATGGTTTGCAAGCTAGGACTGAGTTTAGAAGATCATAAATGCAAAAAGGCCGCTAATTGCTTAGTGGCCTTTTTGACTGAATATGCCTGAGGATCTGCGTTTAGAATCAGGAATCCAGAGTTTAAATTGTATAAACAAAAAAGCCATCATTGTTGATGGCTTTTCCGTGAAATATGGCGGAGGAGCAGGGATTTGAACCCTGGGTGGGCTATAAACCCACGCCGGTTTTCAAGACCGGTGCATTAAACCACTCTGCCACCCCTCCGAACGAAGCGCATCATATAAGTAAGTTTACTGACTGTAAAGCACTAACTGATAATTATGCGCTAACTGTTCGTATTACACTCAATCTGCTTGATTTTGCTTCGCATTTGCAACGATTCCTACTCGAGCAGGATCTGGTGCAGTAAAGTGATGAGCAAAATCTCCCCATGTCTGTTCTGTTTTAAGTACATAACCTAGGATAACCAGCAGTGAACAGCATAGAATGCCCCAACCTATGGCTACTTCACCAAAATTGGCCCACATGGCCACTAAACTAGAGGCCCCGAAAGCGATGGTGATCTGCAAAAAGTTTTGTAACCCCGCAGCTTTAGAAGCATGCTGGGTAAATTGCTGCAAGGCACTATTCACCACTATCGGATAAATAGCTCCGTTCGCCGCCGCTAAGATTGAGAATGAAATAAGTAGTGGGAAAATGGTTATTGTTTTAAATAGCAAGGTAAATAACACGATCGAGACAACACAAATCCCAAAAATAGACAGCAATACATTAAGGGTTTTATCTGCTCCAATGCGTTTTATCAATAACTTACTCGCATAACCACCGACAATAAACATAATGGTTTGTGGGATAAAGCTAAGGCCAATTTCGGTTGCTTGATAACCATGCTGCTCCATCACAATCGGCCATACGGTCAGGTAGGCAAAAAATGCACCTGAACACGCACCAAAAATCACCACATTGCCTAAATAGCGAGTATTTTTCAAAATTTGCCCATAGGAAACAGCGCTAGGCTTGATATCTTGGTGTTTTGATTTACCTGGCACAAAGTACAAGGTCATCAAAACGAGTAAAAAAGCAATCACACACAATGAGATAAATATTGCACGCCATCCAAATTCGTTCAGAATATAAGCGCCTAAGATCGGTGCTAACGCGGGTGACAGTGCAACTAACGGCATAATATTGCTGAAGATCCCCTGTGCTTTTTCTGCATCATATTGTTCAACAACGATAGCTTGCCAAATTACGCCAGCACTGCAGGCGCCAATGGCTTGGAAAAAGCGGGCAATATTCAACATCATTACCGAGTCACTATTGGCGATGGCTACGCTCGATAAAGCAAAAACTGCCAACCCAATGAGCAGAGCATAACGCTTGCCGAGTTTGCTGACTAAAGGCCCATAGATAAGTTGCCCAAGTGCCAAGCCTGCAAGGAAACAGGTCAACGACATCGCCACTTGCGAGGGTGAAGAATTTAACGAACTTTCAATTGCTTTGAAAGCAGGTAAATACATGTCGGTGGCAATAAAGCCCAACATACTTAAGAGAGCTAAATAGAGTAAAAATATAAAAAACTTCATATTTACAAAGATGTTACTAGATGTTTTCATAAAATAATCATGTCAAAAGACTAAAGGCGTGCAGTCTAAATACTTGTTAATTTTATTGGAAACGTTTATTTTTGACAGATACTATCAATAATTTTCATCACAATGGATGTCAGCTATGCTCTCGGAACAAGCGTTAGAACTCATTGATATTGTGGCCCGAGTGGGGAGTTTTACGGCAGCCGCCAATCGGTTGCACAAGGTCCCTTCCGCTGTCAGTTATGCCGTTAAACAAATCGAAGAGGAGCTTGGTGTTGTGTTATTCGAGCGGCACCATCGAAGTGTGACTTTAACCCCCGCGGGTGGGCATTTTGTTAAGCAAGCGAGAAACTTGTTGACACAAATTGATGAAATGAAACGTGGTACCCAGAGGGTTGCAAATGGTTGGCAACCGACTTTATCAATTGCATTGGATAATATTGTGCGCGCCGATCGTATTAGCGTGTTGATTGCTGACTTTTATCGCCACTTTCATGATATTGAATTAATTATCCGTATCGAAGTATTTAACGGTGTGTGGGAAGCCCTTGCGACCGGACACAGTGATGTTGCAATTGGTGCCACTACCGCCATTCCTGTTGGTGGTGTGTTTCAGTACAAAGATATGGGTGATATCGAGTGGGCGTTTTTAGTCAGTAAAAACCATCCCTTAGCGAATATTGATAGACCCTTAACCGACGAAGAGCTGCGCCCATTTCCTTCCATTTGTTTGGAGGATACCTCCAGGGAAATTCCTAAACGTATGACTTGGTTACTGGAAAACCAACGTAGGCTAGTCGTTCCCGATTGGATCCGCGCTATTAACTGTTTTAGAGAAGGACTTGGTATCGGCTATATGCCTGTGCATTTGGCCAGTGTGTTTATTAAAGCTGGCGCACTGGTTGAGAAGCAGCTTGAAAACCCCAAACTGACAAGTCCCTGTTGTCTTGCTTGGAATGCTGACAAAATGTCACCCGCTCTTGCTTGGGTGCTCGATTACTTAGGGGATACGGATAAACTGCACCGCGAATGGCTAGCTTAATATTAGTGTATTGTGGTCAGATTAAGCTTGTTT comes from Shewanella oneidensis MR-1 and encodes:
- the punC gene encoding purine nucleoside transporter PunC — translated: MKTSSNIFVNMKFFIFLLYLALLSMLGFIATDMYLPAFKAIESSLNSSPSQVAMSLTCFLAGLALGQLIYGPLVSKLGKRYALLIGLAVFALSSVAIANSDSVMMLNIARFFQAIGACSAGVIWQAIVVEQYDAEKAQGIFSNIMPLVALSPALAPILGAYILNEFGWRAIFISLCVIAFLLVLMTLYFVPGKSKHQDIKPSAVSYGQILKNTRYLGNVVIFGACSGAFFAYLTVWPIVMEQHGYQATEIGLSFIPQTIMFIVGGYASKLLIKRIGADKTLNVLLSIFGICVVSIVLFTLLFKTITIFPLLISFSILAAANGAIYPIVVNSALQQFTQHASKAAGLQNFLQITIAFGASSLVAMWANFGEVAIGWGILCCSLLVILGYVLKTEQTWGDFAHHFTAPDPARVGIVANAKQNQAD
- the punR gene encoding DNA-binding transcriptional activator PunR is translated as MLSEQALELIDIVARVGSFTAAANRLHKVPSAVSYAVKQIEEELGVVLFERHHRSVTLTPAGGHFVKQARNLLTQIDEMKRGTQRVANGWQPTLSIALDNIVRADRISVLIADFYRHFHDIELIIRIEVFNGVWEALATGHSDVAIGATTAIPVGGVFQYKDMGDIEWAFLVSKNHPLANIDRPLTDEELRPFPSICLEDTSREIPKRMTWLLENQRRLVVPDWIRAINCFREGLGIGYMPVHLASVFIKAGALVEKQLENPKLTSPCCLAWNADKMSPALAWVLDYLGDTDKLHREWLA
- a CDS encoding IS3-like element ISSod1 family transposase (programmed frameshift) → MSLKKSHKSYPQAFKDEAVLMVLEQGYSVADAAKSLGVSTSLLYNWKEKHEALQQGITLEESERDELKRLRRENKELRMEKEIPKKGKRLLCERNEVRFRFIKLQSHLFPITLLCRVMSVSKSGYYDWHKRPANVISVETLKLYRLVRQLFKQSRGSLGNREMVKKLRKEGYQVGRYLVRKIMHRLRLKATQRCAYKVTTQRKHSDAVADNLLNMNFNPVSANQVWAGDVTYLKTGEGWMYLAVVMDLYSRRIVGWRIDKRMTTDLISKALIKAYNLRQPARGLVFHSDRGSQYTSKQFGRLLSSYGIRASMGDVGACWDNAVVERFFGSLKHDWIFKVAQPTREFMKQDVTAYIKYYNLERLHSANNDLSPVEFENSQVKVSSLG
- a CDS encoding DUF3369 domain-containing protein, with product MVIDLTNKKPLFSGKKTTETSASLAPWKILLVDDEPDVHTVTKLALSRFKLDGRALSFINAYSAEQAKEFLINEQDLAIAFIDVVMETDHAGLELVKWIREDHKNKTIRLILRTGQPGQAPEEDVIVNYDINDYKAKSELDSRKLMTSVYSALRSYRDIMEIEQARRAQVNHRKGLERVLEATSGLFELRTLHRFADGLLTQVATLLNLDSETLLLTCNAMDAISGHMESTDIKILAGTGQFAETPINKALPSHIDKLLRSALAHKRCLYEDNCFVGYFPTKSGLINLLYMDGIDKIDDLDKKLIDIFAINVGVAFENLLLNQEVEDTQSELILRLGDVVESRSKEAANHVKRMAEYCAQLALIAGLSESEADLLRRASPMHDIGKIAIPDAVLLKPGKLDDQEWSVMRQHPTIGYQILANSERPILKAAAIIALQHHEKYDGSGYPANLKQDQIHIFARIVAIADVFDALSHARCYKAAWPLEQVIDEMRKGAGKHFDPDLLELFIDNIEIFVKVKENWKDHDE